One window from the genome of Paraneptunicella aestuarii encodes:
- a CDS encoding DUF1302 domain-containing protein translates to MKIGSRIIKMSPLALSMAAALSATAPAHAVEWSSGDLKVSFDSTFSLGIGIRAEERDYDKIGKSNLANLDWTGYNMASNIIYSGEDIWAINSDTGAYSSNADNGNLNYDKGDLFSLQFKGVHELNLSYKNVGAFVRGMYFYDFEMADSDRAWTNYLSGQLPGGDTPNDPCSDPDADDNLCKDIRFLDAFVYADFDIGEMPVTVRVGDQVISWGESTFIQHGINNINPVDVARATAPGAELKEVFIPVGTIFASIGVTDTIGLEMYYQYEWDRSVLPVSGSYLSTNDWAGDGGYLNNIQLAFTRNPDIDSAFLTASLNALGDNIRAGLDPVSAGAALLAHATKVGLRPYGDAFYNDADDQGQYGVKLSYISEDLNDTEFGFYYMNYHAKRPVFSGIAANYTASGLAQGVSYLANNTITEQNITDIAAFPQAQAYFPEDIKLYGLSFNTNVGETSLAGEIAFRQDEPLQIDDVETLYAAFPEQLAAAGLRPDLAGISQYDNWVGHAPEPGEFIQGYITSDTVQAQATITHLFGPTMGTDNLIFLAEVGYVEISDMPDPDVLRLEVPGTYRSGPIQPLTDADGNIISTREGLHQGLSNGPDTDGHFATDSAWGYRLLGVADFNNVFSGINLQVRGTFAHDVDGYTPNPMFLFFEGRKSSSISFTFDYLSKLSATASYNSFWGGGTANGLSDRDFISFNIKYSI, encoded by the coding sequence ATGAAAATAGGGTCTCGTATCATTAAAATGTCACCACTGGCATTGAGTATGGCTGCCGCTTTATCAGCTACTGCTCCAGCTCACGCCGTTGAGTGGAGTTCTGGTGACTTAAAGGTTTCATTTGATTCCACGTTTTCACTCGGTATCGGTATTCGTGCTGAAGAAAGGGATTACGATAAAATAGGTAAGAGTAATCTGGCCAATCTTGATTGGACAGGTTACAACATGGCGAGCAACATCATCTACTCAGGTGAAGACATCTGGGCCATCAACAGTGATACGGGGGCTTATTCCTCCAATGCCGATAACGGTAACCTGAACTATGATAAGGGCGACTTATTCTCATTGCAGTTTAAGGGCGTTCACGAGTTAAACCTTTCCTATAAAAATGTTGGTGCTTTCGTACGTGGTATGTACTTCTACGATTTCGAAATGGCTGACAGTGATCGCGCATGGACTAACTATTTAAGTGGTCAGTTGCCAGGTGGTGATACACCTAATGACCCTTGTTCAGATCCAGATGCTGACGACAATTTATGTAAAGACATTCGTTTCCTTGACGCCTTTGTCTATGCGGATTTCGATATCGGAGAAATGCCGGTTACTGTACGTGTAGGCGATCAGGTAATTAGCTGGGGTGAAAGTACCTTTATCCAGCACGGTATTAACAATATCAACCCGGTAGACGTTGCTCGTGCTACTGCTCCTGGTGCTGAGTTGAAAGAAGTGTTCATTCCAGTAGGTACTATTTTCGCGTCTATCGGCGTGACTGATACTATTGGTTTGGAAATGTACTATCAGTACGAGTGGGACAGAAGTGTTTTACCCGTTTCAGGTAGTTACCTTTCTACTAACGACTGGGCAGGTGATGGCGGTTATTTAAATAATATCCAATTAGCATTTACCCGTAACCCAGATATCGATTCTGCATTCCTTACTGCATCTTTGAATGCTTTAGGCGATAACATTCGTGCAGGTTTGGATCCGGTTTCAGCGGGGGCTGCTTTACTGGCTCACGCAACCAAAGTCGGTCTAAGACCTTATGGCGATGCTTTCTATAATGATGCTGATGACCAAGGTCAATACGGTGTTAAATTAAGCTACATTTCTGAAGATTTGAATGATACCGAGTTTGGCTTCTATTACATGAATTATCATGCCAAGCGTCCGGTATTTTCTGGTATAGCCGCTAATTATACGGCGAGTGGTTTGGCTCAAGGTGTGAGTTACCTTGCGAATAACACCATTACTGAACAGAACATCACTGATATTGCAGCGTTCCCTCAAGCACAGGCTTATTTCCCAGAAGATATTAAGCTTTATGGTTTGAGCTTTAACACTAACGTTGGTGAAACCTCTTTAGCGGGTGAGATCGCTTTTCGTCAAGATGAGCCGTTGCAGATTGATGACGTAGAAACCTTATATGCGGCTTTCCCTGAGCAGCTAGCTGCTGCCGGTTTGCGTCCTGATTTGGCGGGGATTTCCCAATATGACAATTGGGTTGGCCATGCTCCTGAACCTGGCGAGTTCATTCAAGGTTACATTACTTCTGATACTGTTCAGGCACAGGCAACTATTACTCACTTGTTTGGCCCGACCATGGGTACAGACAACCTGATCTTCCTGGCGGAAGTCGGTTATGTAGAGATTAGTGATATGCCAGATCCTGATGTTTTACGCCTTGAGGTGCCAGGAACCTATCGTTCGGGTCCAATCCAGCCTTTGACTGATGCCGATGGTAATATCATTAGCACTCGTGAAGGCTTGCATCAAGGTTTGTCAAATGGCCCTGATACTGATGGTCATTTTGCTACTGATTCAGCATGGGGTTACCGTTTGTTGGGTGTTGCTGATTTCAACAACGTATTCTCTGGTATTAACCTTCAAGTTCGCGGCACGTTTGCCCATGACGTTGATGGTTATACACCTAACCCAATGTTCTTGTTCTTTGAAGGCAGAAAGTCTTCCAGCATTTCATTCACGTTTGATTACTTGAGCAAATTGTCGGCTACAGCTTCATACAACTCTTTCTGGGGCGGTGGTACAGCAAATGGTCTATCAGATCGTGACTTTATTTCATTTAACATCAAGTACTCTATATAG
- a CDS encoding DUF2835 family protein yields MATYFFNISLSYPECENLYQPGINSVLIRSESGERVQLPTSNLRPFVSRIGIKGRFRLVINAQNKVESFEKIA; encoded by the coding sequence ATGGCGACATACTTTTTCAATATCAGTTTAAGCTATCCTGAATGTGAGAATTTATACCAGCCCGGTATTAACTCAGTTCTTATTCGTTCTGAATCAGGGGAGCGTGTTCAGCTCCCTACCTCTAATTTACGTCCATTTGTTAGCCGAATCGGGATCAAAGGGCGTTTTCGACTTGTGATAAATGCGCAAAATAAAGTAGAGTCCTTCGAAAAAATAGCGTGA
- the pepN gene encoding aminopeptidase N, with amino-acid sequence MSDERSVTSNAPIAKKRSDYQVPDFFIEQVDMTFWLEPSETRVLTKSKVRRNGDHQRPLVLDGDDLELLKVSINGIGINTYQCSEKQLSIAYDANEFELEIETQINPASNTSLEGLYLSNNTFSTQCEAEGFRKITYFLDRPDVLATYQVTVHADKQKYPYLLSNGNCIAKGEGDNGTHWVTWQDPFKKPCYLFALVAGDFDLVEDKFVTQSGRTIDLQFFVDKGNASRAGHAVESLKKAMRWDEETFGLEYDLDIYMVVAVDFFNMGAMENKGLNIFNSKCVLADPESATDEDYFNIESIIGHEYFHNWTGNRVTCRDWFQLSLKEGLTVFRDQQFSSDMSSPVTTRISQVKLIKERQFAEDSGPMSHPIRPDEVIEMNNFYTVTVYDKGAEVIRMMHTMLGKDGFRRGMDLYFERHDGQAVTCDDFVNAMQDANNVDMSLFRRWYGQSGTPEVSVKEIYDAEQQIYRIELSQHTPKTADQAHKQVLHIPVDMMLLNARGEAEALDQDGNTSTVLDLCESKQSFEFHGIKEKPVLDIFRSFSAPVKVHFEQSTQDMAAIMLHARDDFSRWEASQSLFTNAILDGVKHQGVIADNKIAFILDCLQQLLQNKPDDFALLGEMLSVPSYDSLAQKMAVVDVEGILASRQLMQDSIADALVDELHAAYSLCRNDGYAYQQEQIANRRLSNVCLTYLAKGQQGESLLLQQFERSDNMTDTLGVLKAARRYNVPVFEKLMSQFESKWHDDVLVLDKWFSLHAGAETDDILAKLDLLTAHAHYSNSNPNRIRAVVGTFAFFNTSGFHNMNGSGYRYVADAIIQLNRINPQVASRLITPLSEWQRYGEDRQDLMKGELLRIADQPHLSPDLYEKVSKALHF; translated from the coding sequence ATGAGTGATGAGCGTTCTGTTACCTCTAACGCCCCGATAGCAAAAAAGCGTAGCGATTATCAAGTCCCCGATTTCTTTATCGAACAGGTGGATATGACATTTTGGTTAGAACCGAGCGAAACTCGGGTACTTACCAAAAGTAAAGTGCGCCGCAATGGTGATCACCAACGACCTTTAGTGCTTGATGGTGATGATCTTGAATTGTTGAAGGTTTCTATCAATGGCATTGGTATCAATACTTATCAATGTTCAGAGAAACAGTTGAGCATTGCTTACGATGCCAATGAATTTGAGTTGGAAATTGAAACTCAGATAAACCCAGCCAGTAATACCAGCCTGGAAGGTTTGTATTTATCTAACAATACCTTCAGCACTCAATGTGAAGCGGAAGGCTTTCGCAAAATTACCTATTTCCTCGACAGGCCAGACGTATTGGCAACCTATCAGGTAACTGTTCACGCAGATAAGCAAAAGTATCCTTATCTGTTATCCAACGGTAATTGCATAGCAAAAGGTGAGGGCGACAACGGAACTCATTGGGTAACCTGGCAAGATCCTTTTAAAAAGCCATGTTATCTGTTTGCGCTGGTCGCGGGTGATTTCGACTTGGTTGAAGATAAGTTTGTCACTCAGTCTGGTCGTACTATTGATTTACAGTTTTTCGTAGATAAGGGCAATGCAAGCCGAGCTGGGCATGCCGTTGAGTCTTTGAAAAAAGCCATGCGTTGGGATGAAGAGACCTTTGGTCTGGAATATGATCTGGATATCTACATGGTTGTCGCCGTGGATTTCTTCAACATGGGCGCGATGGAAAACAAGGGATTGAACATCTTTAACAGTAAGTGTGTTCTGGCTGATCCTGAATCCGCGACCGATGAAGATTATTTCAATATTGAATCCATTATTGGACATGAATACTTTCACAATTGGACAGGTAACAGAGTGACCTGTCGCGATTGGTTTCAGCTGAGTTTAAAAGAAGGGCTAACGGTATTTCGGGATCAACAGTTCAGTTCTGATATGTCTTCACCGGTAACGACGCGTATTAGTCAGGTTAAGTTGATCAAAGAACGTCAGTTTGCAGAAGATTCCGGCCCAATGTCTCATCCTATTCGCCCTGACGAAGTCATTGAAATGAATAACTTTTATACGGTGACGGTTTACGACAAAGGCGCGGAAGTTATTCGTATGATGCATACCATGTTAGGTAAAGACGGATTCCGTCGAGGCATGGATTTGTATTTCGAGCGTCATGATGGGCAGGCTGTTACCTGTGATGATTTCGTTAATGCTATGCAAGATGCCAACAATGTGGATATGAGCTTGTTCCGTCGTTGGTATGGGCAGTCGGGTACGCCCGAGGTGTCTGTGAAAGAGATTTATGACGCTGAACAACAGATTTATCGTATTGAGTTAAGCCAGCATACGCCAAAAACAGCGGATCAGGCGCATAAACAGGTATTGCATATTCCGGTGGATATGATGCTGTTGAATGCTCGGGGTGAAGCAGAGGCTCTGGATCAGGATGGCAACACATCAACCGTGCTGGATTTATGTGAATCAAAGCAGTCTTTTGAGTTCCATGGCATAAAAGAAAAGCCTGTACTGGATATTTTCAGAAGCTTTAGTGCGCCTGTAAAAGTTCACTTTGAGCAATCAACGCAGGATATGGCAGCGATAATGTTGCATGCCCGTGATGATTTTTCTCGCTGGGAAGCCAGTCAAAGCCTGTTCACCAATGCGATTCTGGATGGAGTTAAACATCAGGGAGTCATTGCTGATAACAAAATTGCCTTCATTCTGGATTGCCTTCAACAATTGCTTCAAAACAAACCTGATGATTTTGCGTTATTGGGTGAAATGTTATCTGTGCCCAGTTACGATAGTTTGGCGCAGAAGATGGCTGTTGTTGATGTTGAGGGGATCCTTGCTTCCCGTCAGCTAATGCAGGATAGCATTGCTGATGCATTAGTTGATGAACTCCATGCGGCTTATAGCTTATGCAGAAATGACGGATATGCCTATCAACAGGAGCAAATTGCTAATCGACGTCTAAGTAATGTGTGTTTGACTTATTTGGCGAAAGGCCAACAAGGAGAGTCATTGCTACTGCAACAGTTTGAACGCTCCGACAACATGACCGATACCTTGGGCGTACTTAAAGCCGCTCGCCGATATAATGTCCCTGTTTTTGAAAAGCTGATGTCTCAGTTTGAAAGCAAGTGGCATGATGATGTGTTGGTGCTGGATAAGTGGTTTAGCCTTCACGCAGGAGCTGAAACTGATGATATTTTGGCCAAGCTCGATTTGTTGACGGCTCATGCGCATTACAGTAACAGTAATCCAAACCGGATCCGGGCTGTAGTTGGAACATTTGCCTTCTTTAATACTTCGGGATTCCACAACATGAATGGTAGTGGATATCGTTACGTTGCTGATGCAATTATTCAGCTTAATCGTATTAATCCTCAAGTTGCCTCTCGTCTTATTACACCGTTAAGTGAATGGCAGCGTTATGGCGAAGATAGACAAGATTTGATGAAAGGGGAGTTATTACGTATAGCTGATCAGCCTCATTTAAGTCCCGACTTATATGAAAAAGTCAGCAAGGCATTACATTTTTAA
- the nhaC gene encoding Na+/H+ antiporter NhaC, with product MTKTHKEPSLLDSLIPIVILVIMLSFSVILFGSDSSYGPNQIALLLAMGISAIIGLKNGFKWHEIEDGIVRGITVSLGAILILLAVGSLIGTWLLSGTVPTLIYFGLQLLEPSLFYAASSIICAIVAMSIGSSWTTAATVGVALMGVANGMGMDEAITAGAIVSGAYFGDKISPLSETTNLAPAVAGTDLFEHIRYMLWTTIPSILIAWGLFVIVGINGASNASSERIEEMQALLEQEFNIGWPMLIPLFVLLTLAIRKMPAFPAVSIGALLGGIWAIIFQPDVINDVASRSGMESYGGITVVWKTLYAGVEFNTSNADLNDLLSGGGMANMLNTIWLIMCALTFGSVLEKVGLLKRAVSAFLKGATSAGDMVTRTILTCFGTNLITADQYMSIIMPGRMYKDEFKKRGLHQLNLSRSLEDGGTLTSPLIPWNTCGAYMHSVLAVHPFEYIFYTFFNLINPVLAIIYAFVGIKILRLDPPEAFSQEMPDKLNQTIESKTN from the coding sequence ATGACTAAAACACATAAAGAACCATCGCTACTCGACTCCCTTATTCCCATCGTTATTCTGGTTATCATGCTATCGTTTTCCGTGATTTTATTCGGTAGCGATTCCTCTTATGGCCCTAATCAGATTGCCTTGCTTTTGGCGATGGGTATCAGCGCAATAATCGGATTAAAGAATGGCTTTAAATGGCATGAAATTGAAGACGGAATTGTGAGAGGGATCACGGTTTCTCTTGGTGCGATTCTGATCCTGCTGGCCGTTGGTTCGTTAATTGGGACATGGTTATTGTCGGGAACTGTACCGACACTGATTTACTTTGGTTTACAGTTGCTTGAGCCTTCATTGTTCTACGCCGCATCAAGCATTATATGTGCAATTGTGGCTATGAGTATTGGCAGCAGCTGGACAACGGCTGCAACTGTAGGTGTTGCTTTAATGGGCGTTGCCAATGGTATGGGAATGGACGAAGCCATTACCGCTGGCGCAATCGTATCGGGCGCCTATTTTGGCGATAAAATCTCTCCCTTATCTGAAACAACTAATCTGGCACCTGCGGTAGCCGGGACAGATTTGTTTGAACATATTCGTTACATGCTTTGGACGACCATTCCCAGTATTTTAATTGCGTGGGGCTTGTTTGTTATTGTCGGTATAAATGGCGCTTCTAATGCGTCTTCTGAGCGTATTGAAGAAATGCAGGCGTTGTTAGAGCAGGAATTTAATATTGGCTGGCCAATGTTGATCCCATTATTTGTTTTGCTGACTTTAGCTATACGCAAAATGCCTGCATTTCCTGCGGTTTCTATCGGCGCTCTACTTGGTGGTATTTGGGCGATTATCTTCCAGCCAGATGTGATTAATGATGTTGCCAGCCGTAGCGGCATGGAAAGTTATGGTGGTATTACTGTGGTGTGGAAAACCCTGTATGCCGGGGTTGAGTTCAATACGTCTAATGCTGATTTGAACGACCTTCTGAGCGGTGGCGGTATGGCCAATATGTTGAATACTATTTGGCTGATTATGTGTGCATTAACCTTTGGTTCGGTACTGGAAAAAGTGGGGTTGTTGAAGCGCGCTGTGAGCGCTTTCCTAAAAGGTGCAACTTCGGCAGGAGACATGGTAACGCGCACCATTCTAACCTGTTTTGGTACGAACCTGATTACAGCTGATCAGTACATGTCTATCATCATGCCGGGTCGTATGTATAAAGATGAATTTAAAAAGCGTGGCCTACACCAGTTGAATTTGTCTCGTAGTCTGGAAGATGGGGGAACGCTGACGTCTCCGTTAATTCCCTGGAATACCTGTGGCGCTTATATGCACAGCGTATTGGCGGTTCATCCTTTTGAGTATATTTTCTACACCTTCTTTAACTTGATAAATCCTGTTTTAGCCATCATTTATGCTTTTGTTGGAATAAAAATCCTACGCTTGGATCCACCCGAGGCATTTTCACAGGAAATGCCGGACAAGCTGAACCAAACTATAGAAAGCAAAACGAATTAG
- a CDS encoding sodium-dependent transporter has protein sequence MNNRGEFSSRLGFILAAAGSAVGLGNIWGFPTQVASNGGAAFVLVYLVLAFLLAYPVLMAELVIGRATRSNTVDALEKISGSKWARGVGFWGFITVSLILSFYAIVAGWMIAYCIKALTDILGMVEISTWLTEFSSLRNCLFSTLFIIMTAGIVNGGVSDGIEKWSVRLMPTLFLIIGVLIVYVATLDGAGEGLKAYLQPDFSAVFNADLLISAMGQAFFSMSLGVGTMLVYASYVSDKENLPMLGASVALVDIGVAILAGLLIIPAMYVALHNGVQIFNDSGELIEGGQLILTVLPATFETMGSIGNIIAFAFFALMIIASLTSSISMLEVPVSYVVEDMDINRHKAVWVIAAVIAIVSCIIAINFETLFELVVSMTTEYSQPLLGLTLCVFVGWLWNRNSKLEELKKGYDNIEQSLFWKIWPWYVKFVCPVIILMMFIHSL, from the coding sequence ATGAATAATAGGGGTGAGTTTTCCTCCAGGTTGGGATTTATTCTGGCTGCGGCTGGGTCGGCTGTTGGATTAGGAAATATATGGGGATTCCCCACTCAGGTGGCCAGTAATGGTGGTGCCGCTTTTGTTTTGGTGTACCTGGTTTTAGCTTTCTTGCTGGCTTATCCGGTACTGATGGCTGAATTGGTGATTGGTCGAGCAACGCGTTCAAATACGGTTGACGCTCTGGAAAAAATATCGGGCTCAAAATGGGCTAGAGGTGTTGGTTTTTGGGGCTTTATCACAGTTTCATTGATTCTTTCCTTTTATGCCATTGTAGCAGGTTGGATGATTGCCTACTGTATTAAGGCGCTGACCGATATTCTAGGCATGGTTGAAATTTCGACCTGGTTGACTGAATTCTCTTCATTACGTAATTGCTTATTTAGCACTTTGTTTATCATTATGACTGCCGGGATTGTCAATGGCGGCGTGAGTGATGGAATTGAAAAATGGTCTGTACGTTTAATGCCGACCCTCTTTTTAATCATTGGCGTACTTATCGTCTATGTTGCGACTCTGGATGGTGCAGGTGAAGGGTTAAAAGCCTATTTGCAACCTGATTTCTCTGCTGTTTTTAATGCCGATTTGCTTATTAGCGCCATGGGGCAAGCGTTTTTCTCTATGTCGTTGGGTGTTGGGACTATGTTGGTCTACGCCTCTTACGTGAGTGATAAGGAAAACCTGCCAATGTTAGGTGCTTCAGTTGCATTGGTTGATATTGGTGTGGCGATTCTGGCTGGTTTGTTAATTATTCCTGCTATGTACGTGGCACTGCACAACGGTGTTCAAATCTTTAATGATTCCGGAGAGTTGATCGAAGGTGGGCAGCTTATTCTTACTGTACTTCCTGCCACCTTTGAAACGATGGGGTCTATTGGCAATATTATTGCTTTTGCTTTCTTCGCCTTAATGATTATTGCCTCGTTAACGTCTTCTATTTCCATGCTTGAAGTCCCAGTGTCTTACGTTGTGGAAGACATGGATATCAACCGTCATAAAGCGGTTTGGGTTATTGCTGCGGTAATCGCGATTGTCAGCTGTATTATTGCCATCAACTTTGAGACCTTGTTTGAGTTGGTGGTGTCGATGACCACTGAATACAGCCAGCCTCTGCTTGGCTTAACGCTATGTGTGTTTGTCGGTTGGTTGTGGAATCGAAATAGTAAGTTGGAAGAATTGAAAAAAGGCTATGACAATATAGAACAAAGCCTGTTTTGGAAAATTTGGCCTTGGTATGTGAAATTTGTCTGCCCGGTTATTATTTTGATGATGTTTATCCACTCATTGTAG
- the prc gene encoding carboxy terminal-processing peptidase has translation MKNLYRISVASAFLALSSGAGAVNPAPSNFEIPVLQQETQHAVAAKRTSAQFLRTHFKKIELDDAFSGVIYDRYLKSLDSSKSIYLKSDVLELQKYRDSFDEALLKGNLTNAYKMYQSNLEKRVERYQFALSLLEKGFDFNKADDKYYYDREDADWAKDKAELDELWRQRVKYDALNLKLAGKNKDEIKDLLEKRYQRALKRLSQTKSEDVFQTVMNAFARSIEAHTSYLSPQSADRFNMEMNLSFEGIGAVLQVEDDFTVIRSIIPGGPADLSNKLKPKDKIIGVAQDGEDFVDVIGWRLDEVVDLIKGPKGTDIRLQVLKPSQEGEPMVLNLTRDKIKLEDREAKSKVVIPESGSHQGRKVGVISIPSFYNNLSVDVKREIDALKTQDVEGIIVDLRGNGGGSLTEAILVSGLFIDSGPVVQVRNAADRINVHNDTDGEIYYSGPLTVLVDRYSASASEIFAAAMQDYGRALIVGEQTFGKGTVQQHRGLGRIYDLYSNPLGHVQYTIAKFYRINGDSTQHKGVIPDILLPSPIDAAEWGESQEENALPWDTIERANYATFGDPETALNQVEKLHEKRVSADPEFAYIYADIQEYKELKDKNYFSLVESERLAQKDEREKKDLQRANERLKRMGKEPVASLDDLPEDFESLDAYLDETAQITLDVIQTGKYAVNTNS, from the coding sequence ATGAAAAACCTGTATCGCATCTCGGTAGCTTCTGCTTTTTTAGCGTTAAGTTCTGGTGCTGGTGCCGTTAATCCGGCTCCCTCAAATTTTGAGATCCCTGTATTGCAGCAAGAGACACAGCATGCTGTGGCAGCTAAGCGTACATCAGCTCAGTTTTTGCGTACCCACTTTAAAAAGATAGAACTCGATGATGCCTTTTCAGGTGTGATTTATGATCGTTACTTAAAGTCCCTCGATTCAAGCAAGAGCATTTATCTAAAATCCGATGTTCTTGAATTGCAGAAGTATCGAGACAGTTTTGATGAAGCGTTGCTTAAAGGCAATTTAACCAATGCTTACAAAATGTATCAGAGCAATTTGGAAAAGCGGGTGGAGCGATATCAGTTTGCTTTGTCCTTGCTGGAAAAAGGCTTTGATTTCAATAAAGCGGATGACAAGTATTACTACGACAGGGAAGACGCTGATTGGGCGAAAGATAAAGCTGAATTAGATGAGCTTTGGCGTCAGCGTGTTAAATATGATGCGTTGAACCTTAAACTGGCAGGAAAAAACAAGGACGAAATTAAAGACTTACTTGAAAAACGTTATCAACGAGCGTTAAAACGCTTGTCTCAAACCAAAAGTGAAGACGTTTTTCAAACTGTCATGAATGCGTTTGCTCGTAGCATTGAAGCGCATACCAGTTATTTATCTCCCCAAAGTGCTGATCGCTTTAACATGGAGATGAACTTATCTTTTGAAGGGATTGGTGCGGTATTACAGGTGGAAGATGACTTTACGGTGATCCGTAGCATTATTCCTGGTGGCCCTGCAGATCTATCCAATAAATTAAAACCGAAAGATAAAATTATTGGTGTTGCCCAGGATGGCGAAGATTTCGTTGATGTTATTGGTTGGCGTCTTGATGAAGTTGTTGACTTGATTAAAGGTCCTAAAGGCACAGATATTCGTTTGCAGGTACTGAAACCTTCTCAGGAAGGCGAGCCAATGGTACTGAACTTGACTCGCGACAAAATAAAACTGGAAGACAGGGAAGCCAAATCCAAAGTTGTTATTCCTGAATCTGGCTCACATCAGGGTAGAAAAGTGGGGGTGATAAGCATTCCTTCTTTCTATAACAACCTCAGTGTTGACGTTAAAAGAGAGATTGATGCACTTAAAACTCAAGATGTTGAAGGCATTATTGTCGATTTGCGTGGCAATGGCGGCGGTTCTTTAACGGAAGCCATTTTGGTGTCTGGCCTGTTTATTGATAGTGGCCCGGTTGTTCAGGTGCGCAACGCTGCAGACCGTATTAATGTGCATAATGATACTGATGGTGAAATTTATTATTCCGGCCCTTTAACAGTGTTGGTTGATCGTTATAGTGCATCAGCTTCAGAGATTTTCGCAGCGGCAATGCAGGATTACGGTAGAGCCTTGATTGTTGGTGAGCAAACCTTTGGTAAGGGGACTGTACAACAGCATAGAGGTTTGGGACGTATTTATGATTTGTATAGTAATCCTCTAGGTCATGTGCAGTACACTATCGCCAAATTTTATCGAATTAATGGTGATAGCACTCAACATAAAGGTGTAATTCCTGACATCCTTTTACCTAGCCCTATAGATGCGGCTGAATGGGGTGAGAGTCAGGAAGAAAATGCCTTGCCGTGGGACACTATTGAGCGAGCCAATTACGCTACATTTGGCGATCCTGAAACGGCTTTGAATCAGGTTGAAAAGCTACATGAGAAGAGAGTGTCTGCTGATCCTGAGTTTGCTTACATTTATGCTGATATTCAGGAATACAAGGAATTAAAGGACAAGAATTACTTTTCTTTGGTTGAGTCTGAGCGCTTAGCGCAAAAAGATGAGCGTGAGAAGAAAGATTTACAACGTGCAAACGAACGTTTGAAGCGTATGGGTAAAGAACCCGTTGCTTCGTTGGATGACTTGCCTGAAGATTTTGAAAGTCTGGACGCGTATCTTGATGAAACAGCACAAATTACTTTGGATGTTATTCAGACGGGTAAGTATGCCGTGAACACCAATTCCTGA
- the proQ gene encoding RNA chaperone ProQ, translating to MDSPEKFSNSKEVIAFLVESFPMCFSLEGEAKPLKIGIFQELAEALKDEKRLSKTLLRSSLRHYTSSWRYLHSVKEGSNRVDLKGDVAEVVEKEHADHALLQLKESKQKVAERRKQEAPKAKNVKKKDNFKQKGDNPTKLNGTSAQKSRPNKEVPQKLLPEQLVAGTEVTVKVGKVPMPAVITKVGKDGIQVQLQSGMQIKVQEDTLRLARAKRS from the coding sequence ATGGATAGTCCTGAGAAGTTTTCCAATAGCAAAGAAGTGATTGCATTTCTTGTTGAATCTTTCCCAATGTGTTTCTCTCTTGAGGGAGAAGCAAAACCCTTAAAAATAGGTATTTTCCAGGAATTGGCTGAAGCGCTCAAAGATGAAAAGCGTTTAAGCAAGACCTTGTTGCGTAGTTCTTTGCGCCACTACACCAGTAGCTGGCGTTACCTGCATTCCGTTAAAGAAGGTTCTAATCGTGTTGATTTGAAAGGCGATGTGGCGGAAGTGGTTGAAAAAGAACATGCTGATCATGCCTTGTTACAACTTAAAGAGAGTAAACAAAAGGTTGCTGAACGCCGTAAACAAGAGGCACCTAAAGCTAAAAATGTTAAGAAAAAGGACAATTTTAAGCAAAAAGGTGACAATCCCACTAAACTGAATGGAACTTCTGCGCAAAAATCCAGACCCAATAAAGAAGTGCCTCAGAAGTTATTACCCGAGCAATTGGTTGCTGGAACAGAAGTCACAGTAAAAGTGGGTAAGGTTCCAATGCCTGCAGTGATAACTAAAGTTGGTAAGGATGGTATTCAAGTGCAACTACAATCTGGAATGCAAATTAAGGTTCAAGAGGATACGTTGCGTTTGGCTCGTGCTAAAAGGTCATAA